The region CTCAGAAGGACCACTAGGCAGTCTGCGAAAATATTTCAACCCGGTGTGAACGTAttctggaagtggttgttcaccttgcacgacgggtttatacactacctcctcatcactagagtcagcaccagaatcatcacttaaaatCTCATCAGACGAGGATGACGACAATTCTGGATCATCAAGGTCTCTTCGTACAACATGAACATCATCATGCTCTTCTACATTCTCTTGAGTATTCAATCCAACATCAGCAGCATCTGCAACATCTGTTTGCTCATTCATACCGCAATCCATGCTCAAAGGTTCAAACCTCGTAGATGATCCAACACCATGATCAACAATTGGTGGGATGAAGGCATTTCCAACAtacgaatactcaacaaataattcaatatgccgagtagaatttagagccGCATTGAACATATAAAACACACTTTGATCACTGTCAACCGCAGTACATACATAACTCGTACCGGTACCCAAGAAACAATGCCTCCAAGATATTTCGatgaagtgttggtttgaatctattcttatcttaacacatatcattgcaactaattcagataatgagacacatgaatccaatacgatggaagctctcgcacgaggaggatcataacaaatacccacttgaggaagttgatatattctaccaccccaatataaactcacgtatacttgcatgatttctgcaaaaatatatatacaaaccaacaacaattaaagacaatttttttcattaaaccctaatatagtaagtatacaaaagatttatcaaaaccctaataatatgcaaataaacaacaaatacgaGAACAATGTTGAAAaattgaaggaaacttaccggAAATATGAAGGGAATCGCTAAGAAATCGCCAAGGAAATCGCACGGGttgtcttcctctctttctctcgcgtATTCTGCCTATTCTGCCGTGGGAACTGATTTAAGCAAGTTAGaaacgcatgaggctcatgcgtctctacctaagacgcatgacgttcatgcgtcgtctattatattttaaaaaacaacagacgcatgagggagatgtgTCTATATCtaagacgcatgtccctcatgcgtcgttaaaaaaaacgaaaaaaaatagagacgcatgaccctcatgcgtctctatgaaagacgcatgacgatcatgcgtctcattaaaaagagacgcatgagggtcatgcgtctcccccaaatccggaacaaaaaaaacgctagaacaaacgaggaatctaagttctatattagaacaaaaatagaaaaaacccctCTCTCCAGATACACAGAGGAGTATATATATAGCATCTGCTTTATTTTGCCTGTTTATATTTCGAAGTATAAAAGGTTAAGTTAGTTGAATTTAGTTACCTACGCAGTAAGAATGTTTACTATTTCATTCTAGTGCaatgagaatttgattttaCTATTCCAAACAGGCGccgtagaaaataaaataaaataaaataaaataaaataaaataaaataaaataaatttaatgttTAGGAGTAATTGTCACATAGCGAATATTTCAACATATACAGTACTACGTATATTAACTTCCGGGCAAATCGCTTGAAAAGTATTAGTACTAGTTTTGGTCAAATTCAGGTTATCGAAACTATAAAGTTTACATTTATTCCTAATTATTCCGCGATGAAAAAATGTGACGGCTTACTTagattttttatgaataaatcaCAATTTAACTCACTAGTAGTGATATTGATAAATGATTTTCCAATTGTTATATGAGAcacaatttcataaaaaaaattagttacaAAATGACTGTCAACAAATCCAAactctattatttttattatctagCCCTCCTCTCTTGCACTGCTTCTTCTTCCCCCATCATCGTTGCCGTCTCTTCCCCCTCTTACACGCCGCAAttgtccccccccccccccaactgCTGCTGTCAAATCCTCCTCCTACACTGCTGCCGCTTTCATTAGCACCCTCCTTTttaatccgtcccacaagaatatgcattttcaatttttaaaactcTTCTTTCTAGTGGGATGgaaccattctccactaataatattttaattactttctctctacttctctcttactttaccaattttgcattaaaacatgtaccgaacccaaagtgcatattcttttgagacgaagggagtaataaaataaaaaaaatagaaccattacacaattaaaaaacCAAATAAAAATAGGAGTATTGTTTTTCTCTAACAAATACGGTGCTTCAATTATACTCTGCTTTAAAACTGGATAAATTTTGATTCAGTTTATCGTACAATTtaacaattttattatttttatctgaTAAGCATAAAAGCAAATATGCAATCGACAAGAATGACCATGCGCATTAAATACAACCTGACTTTACAAAATGGAATACAGTTTTTTCAAGGATGTGCAAATATTATGCCTAACATAATCTATTCAAATGACTTTGAATTTAATGGCAGCAGTTGACATTTTCTTCTTAACATTTCAACCTTAATAAATAATGCTGAGTCAACGAGATTCGAGAATCAAAAGATAAATTCACAAGATGTGTACACAGGCATATGGTGTCGTATATATAAAACACGATACTGAATTTCTCCTTAAAACACTTTTGTTTTGCTCCAACAATATGATTCATCCATGAATATATTTTCACGAGAATTTCTATTAGTTGATCGCACGTCGTATATGCAAATGGAGGAAGGATATTTTTTCCAATAACCTACGTTTTTACTTATCAGAATGTATAAAGTTAATATTTAAGTTACATGATCATTGCATTCACATGTCAAAAATGAAGATGATAACATACTTAAACCGTAAAAAATCAGACAAAATGGTTCAAAAAATGATTATATCGAGCAACCATTCAAGTACAAGATGCATTGCAGAAAGCATATCCAGTAAAATCAGAGATCACAGATGAGTTTGATACTTAATCCACTCTGTCTATTAAAGAAAGAAGTTTCAAGCCCATCCAAAGAAAAAAGACCAAATAAGAATGCAACTCAAAGAATGCTCATGTCATAAAACTTGAGTAATATGGATGTAAGATATGCAACAAAGACAGTATTACAAAGTGAATGTTGGATGTGATCTACTTGGTATGCACACGTGCATCAAAAACAACAAATATATGTACTGATGCACTTAAGATCTCCGTGAAAGAGATTAGAAATGCAGTTGTTGGAAAAAATGACAGAATTAGCAGGCTTTTTTTTAACTGTACCAGCCACTAACTTACTTCATGAGATGTATTGTATAATTACAAGCGTTGGTATAGCAAGCAAAAAAGGGCTTACAGATTAGTTGTGCACCCTTGAATGCTTTTTGTCAGGCAATTTTCTAGTATAAAGTCCCGAGAAGGTTTCCAACAACTTCCCACCAATTCAATCTATCCTGATAGATAGCAACCTCTCAGTTGGAGCATATTAAAGCCCATACTCCTCGCAAATGTATAACCTGAAAAATCTGGTAGACAAGTAACTAGCTTTAAACTGGTTGTTTAAGATTAAGACATGAACAGTTGTGAAGAGTTTCTGTGTATGCATGCTCAACATACttgtatttttttaactaaatgggatgtgaaaatgttcaAAACTTATGGCAGGCCAAATATGAAGAGAACTAAAACTGCCATTTAACTGCACACCAATTAGCCGTTTGGCTTTCAAGAAAGGGACAAGATATTTCGGAAACAGAAACGAGATCAAAATCCATTTATTTGTAAGGACATTGGACAGTAATATTCAATTTCCAGGATTCATATAAATACTCTTCGGATTTGCAAGTACAGTACACACGAGCCAGCTAACAAGATCAATATGTATGCTTAGTTCATCAAATCCACTTATTTTGCCTGTAACTTAAGTAAATCTTCTTCTATGATACCATAAATTTTCAGCTGATGATGTGGCTAAAAACTATAGTGCTTACTCCAGCAACAATAGTTCTCTATCCTTTGCCCATTCGAGAATTTTCCAGGATGATGCATGCATCTTTCTGTGCTGTTGGATTTCAATCAATTTAAACATACTTCCATTTGCCAGACTTCAAACGACACGATAGTCTGCATGGGTACTGTATTAATTTTGGTATCATGTGCTGAAATAAAAGCTAGTTTATGCAATTCAgcatcctctctctctctctctctctctctctctctctctctctctctctctctctctccacagTAGCAGTTCAACAAGAGATCTTTTCTTAACCAAATACTCCAGTAATTAGTTATATTAGATAAGTAGTCCCAGCAAATAAATTATTCTTACATACTAGTGTAAAGATGATGTTGTCCCATTTAATAGATAACATGAGCTAAGAAAATGTACAAAAGCTTACCACAAAATTTGAGTCGGAATACGTCTATGCTGGCCTCCAGTTGACGGAAGACATGTTCGGTCTAGGCAGCATCATGGGAACACCATGaactaaaaaaatcaaattatactAACATAACATACAGAATCATTGTAACCACAAGTAAAAGTGATAACAAATAAAAGTAATGTTGTATGCAGAAAAAAGATCACCTGGCATTTGACCAGACGAAGGTAGACTATTTGGGGCAGAGTGCTGATAATTTATGGTACTAGAAGGAGGCCTTTCATGGTAACCTTCAAGACATGACACCTTATTAATGTTTATAGAACGTGTTCTCACCACCACTAAGTTCTTGTGCTACATAGCATCAGAACCAAGGATCCAACCCTTTTCTTATTGAATGGGTAAGCATTGTGATGCCCTCATGCATGACGTATATATGCATTTTCCACaaaattttattcattcatttatttattaatgttattattatcattatcatcatcatttatttatttattgtggggggggggggattgTGATCTGTGGCATGCAACAGGAACAAGCAAGTGCTTCTGAAATCCATATCGAGACAGTTCACTACAAAAACCCCCATGGTGTGTGTACACACCAACCGGTGGTCAGGAAATTCAGGGAAGGGGACTACGATATTGGGAGGGAAGGAGCATTCCTAAAACATTCTATATATTTACAGTATCAAACACCTACCCAGCGCAGTTGACCAATGACCACACACAACGCATATCATGCACCTGGTTCTCACTTGGGATTCGAATTAGCCACCAGCAACAGACAGCATGTATATTTTAACAGCAATGcttgaataataaaatactgGCTGAACTGGTTTAAAAGCCGAGACTAGTACTTTATTTTATACAGAAACCATCTACGTTATGTTTCACTAAGCAAGTTATACAAGAAGCATCAGTGAAGACATAAtaattatactccataaaatacTTCAAAATACGCATAAGAGCACATAAAGAAATCCTAACTAAAAACAGTTGATTTGGCATTAGAAACAACAATAGTAATAAATCGCACCTTCTTGGGAATAAGATGGACCTGAACATGACCTTCCTCCTGGCATCCACCCACCACGAGGATGATCCACAATGAAGTCATTTCCTTGCTTCCGCCATTGCTCATCAGCTATATATCTCCTTGGATTATCGGCAAAGTTTGGTAATGAATAAGAGGGGTACTGAGGTTGTTGAGCTGAGTTTGGATAGGGGAAATGGTTAGGTGGTCGTTGAGATGGGAGTTCAGGATGCACAGGCCTTTGTGCGAAAGGCACACTACCAGGCAGATACTGCTGCCTATGCTGTGAATCTTGGGGATTCATATAAGTATCATCCTCTCCATATTCCACATGCCTAGACGAATTATAGCCAACATGTTCTCGTGCATTGCTGATCCCAGAAGGAGGAAAACAAGATGATTGTTGTGGTGGTACTTCCCCTCTAACAGATGCATCCATAtgagacccatgaatagtaGAAACCACATTGGTCTGTTGATTTCCCTAAAATCCACAAGTTGATCCTTCATATTCAAAATGAAAACAATGGTCTACAGACAAACTCACATACATTTGGACTAGTAAAGCTAGAAGACTTACAGTGGGTGTGGCACTAACTTCACGTGGTAAAGGATGAGGTCGATAAGATGATCGTGGAGAAAGTGGCAGTGATTGAAGTGGAGTCTTGTTGTGGGAAACCAGTGAAGGCTGAGATGGAAATAATTGCTGGGAAATTAGTGGCACAGGACCCAGAAGGGGCGGAGGACCAAAAGGTGGAGGATGAGGTCCAAGAGGTGGTGGAGGATGAAGATGTGGGGGAGGTCCAACTGGTGGAGAAGGACCGGCAGGTCTCAGTGGAGGGCCAGTAGGAGAAGGATCAGCAGGTCTTAGTGGAGGTCCAACAGGCGGAGTTGGACCCGCTTGTGGTGCAGGACCAACAGGTGGCTGAGGTGGTTCAACAGGTGGTTGTGGGAAAGGATGTTGGACTATGGTGGGTGGTGGAGGTGGGGGAGAATATGGAAGTtcaggtggaggtggaggtggaggtggtgaAGATGGCAATGGTGGAGTCATAGGTGGAGATCCAGGTGGTAATGGAGGAGACCCATCTGGAGAAGGAAGCCACTCGGAGGAGGTGTTTGAAGAAGATTCACGGCCACTATCTGGTTTGAGATCCAATGAAGCGAGCTCAATAGTGTCATTAGTCATCGTCGGTCTCTCATCCTTTTGGTGTCCAGAAACATCTTCCATTTCAAGCTCACCGTCAACTTCCTCCAATATGCAATGGCGCCTATCACTAGGAGTAACAGAATGGTTCTCATGATCTCTGCCTGTAGCAGGTGCATCCTTGGAAGGTGATGCACCATCATCTTTCAGGTGTAAACTCGTATCAGAAGCAtcctcatcttcctcttcttcgaACACACTTGCTGACAGAAATCCAGGTAACTGAAACATAGCATTGCTGAAACCAACACAAAACACAAGATGCAGGCATATGAGATCTATGAAAATATAAAGTTCGCAAAGTATGAGATGTAGACTAACCCATTCAGATCCTGTTATACAGATTTCAAATCAGATATTGTTATCACAGTAATCAGGTTATACATTGGaggtttaaatttaagtttccAACTCAAGTCACAAGTTAAATAAGTAATACAGTAACTTATACGAGTTTTGCAGACAATGTCAGAATAGTTGTCAAAGTATCACAGGGTAAAACagcaaaacaaaaaataagagaaaaatctacattctactttttctttaaatttttagtgTATTAAATGTTGGGCAAACCATGAATTGTTCCATGTTGAAGACTATGAAGTAAGAAGCCTAATGTTGCACAACAGTGTAAAATGACGTATTAACCAGAGTCCTGAATGAAAGCAGTTTATAAAACATGCCTAGCTAGTAACACTAAATCATCACAACATTCAATTAGTGCTTAGGGCATGTGCTTAAGAGTCGGGAAATGCCAAAGATACTTATAATCTGTATAATAATCATGACATGATAGAAAAACAAttagaaaacaaaaacaaaacattacTTAAAAGAGCAACTAGTAATTTCTAGACCTTCCATATTCATCAACAACCATGCCTTCCATTTCTctaataggatcatcaatagaTCGTTCAGCTCGGGAAGGGCGTCTTAGTGGGATTGATGTATCATCATTTACCACTCCAAAGTCATCCATGTAGCGACGAAGAATGGATTCTGGCAAGATTTTCCTCTCGAGCCACAAACGCAAGACCTGAAAGAGGATACTCAGTACTTTGTAACAAAGTCTGACGACTCACTTTTAGTTACAGTATAGTCACCTTCCGACACTGACGACGATTTTCCTGAGCACCAGCACCAGCAGGAGCAGCAGCTCCAACGAGGCGGGGCAACGCAGCTTGAACAGTAGAGACATATGAGACCCCTGCATTTCATGAAGAAGATTTAGTCGAAGACAGGTTCATCACAAAGAAACCCATCGGGATGGTGATGAGTGTGATGTAAAGCAAAAGCGGCTGCATAACTTTATTTTGATGTATGGCTGGAGCAGGGTAAGTTGGGGAATAAGAAGACAATGGGAATAAAGATAGACAAGATATTTTAGAGGGCATCATTGTAAAGAAATGATCCAAGTTCCAAACCCCGGTTAAAGTATCCACATACTAAACaattcatttctctttttggtcCCCTGCGTCTGTGTACTAGTCAGAGTATTCTGTGTGAACAGTTTAATTTTGAACTTCCTGTACCTCTTTGGGTGTGAGAGCATTGGGTTATTGAGTCAACAAGGAAAAACAGATCCACTCTGCGATGTAAACTTGGTTCATTTTCTAACTTCTGTATAAGAAGTTCCACAACCTGCATGAGAATCAAATTTCAGAATTTCTATTTCCAAGGAATATATAACAAGTAAATTAATGATGTAGAAAAGGCAAACATGAACATTTAGTAACTAAGCACAAGTCAAAGGCAAAGTACCTAAAATCAAGATTACCCAACTTAAATTGTCTAATAGGAGGGAAAACATCTATGTTCAACTACAGATTTTAAATACATTGGTGGCTGTTTCATATGgattttaaatacataaaatccTATTTTAAACTAACTTTTTAGTGAATTTGGCGCGGATTGGAATCTTCTTTAAAGCtgagtgaatttttttaatctatttataTCAAATCCTTCAATCCGGACACAACCTAAAAAGAATAACCATGACGAACTAGAAATCCTAATTTACAGtacggaaaaaggaaaaaaggagTCAGCTAACTATAGTAATTAAGTCTTCCATCAGATTTCAGAACTCCTAAGACAAATTATTCTATACCATACCCTTTTAATTGGAATGAAACGAACATGTGCCAGTTAGCTACCTCATTGGCGAGTCCGTACTTTGCACAATCAATTGCCAGTCTAGTTGCACGTGCAATACTCTCTTTGGTCCTTGATAGTGTCTCTATCATCCCTTCAAAGGTATCACGAGCAACAGCTGCCTCAGTACCCCCACTTAGAGAGCTCCCAGTGCCTGGATGACCAGAGCTTACCCTCCTCtcctcaagctcatcattctcATGTTGATGACTAGATTGGACTTGATGAAGATTGGCGGAAGGAGAAATCGGATGTGCTCCTAAAATATCCAGTTGGAGTGTATTCCTTGCTTCATACACCAAAGCAGCAGGTGCAGGACTAGGTCCCCGTCCAGCCATCTCAATGTCAGgaatagaaaaaagaaaagggtTTCCATGGGTATTTTGAAAGTGTGTCTGTTTCTTTCTCGCCTGAGCAGCAGCAATAAGATTTTTCATTGACATGACGGAGTCGGATGTTATTGAGTCAAATGTGTGACTTGTTTTGCGGTCTTTGCTAGCATTCAGCCTGAGCAATGGAAAATAAAGcttaagaaagaaagaaacacaAATACTAGTCCCCATAATATCAAGCGTTTTTCATTACCTTTCTTTAATTGACGTGATGTTTTCCTTTGAAGCCCCAACCACAGAGTCATTGATCCGGGAACCTGATTTCAGAGTAGTATACTTTCTCTCTCCAGAAGAAGGTTGCTTGCTTCTTTCACTTAGCAATTGATTAGGAAATAAGTTTGACCTATCAGACGATGCTGCATTCTTGTTGTCTCCTGCTGAAGTTTTTTTCCTAAAATCACTACTAGGTGCCTTGTTGGGTTGCTTGCTTTCCAGTTCTCCTGACACTCTCCCACCACCAACAGATTGGAGGGGGCTTTTAGGAGAAACTGAAACTGGTTTAACCTCCATTGGGGCTAATTTCTCAGAGTTCATCTGCTGTGGACTAGGAGATACATGTGCTGATGAATCTCCCGTCCTCTTCTCCATACCCTGTTGAGCAGCTGGAGATAGCAGCTTCTTCATCACTCCATTATACTGTACCTGATCTTTTAACCCATTTTCAACTTCAACtgaatttcttaaaacttggaGATCATGGACAAATTTCTCACCATGTGTTACAGATTTCTTTTTTGTATCTGATAGGCGTGGTACAGACACCTTACTAGTAGTTCCTCCGTGAACTGGAGTTTTAGGcaactcatcatcatcatcatcatatatGCGGACAGATCTACGCTTCATCGGTAACTGCACAACTGGAGATATGACTTCGCTAGAAAGTACTTTGTCAGTCTTGTCTGATACAAAAGTTTCCAATCTATTTTCAGATAACAAGGCAGATGCACACATTGTTTCCAGTTCCTGGCGATGGCGCTTTATTGGGGGGAGATCATTGTCAGATTCAGAGTTACTAATAATTGGAGGTCTAATGGACTGGAAGACATCAGCCTTCCCGACTGATGTAAACCTTTTAGGCTCTTTGCTAGGCATTTTGTCATCAAGAACATTAGGACCACTAGAATCAGCAATTTTTGAGATTTTGGCAGGAGATGATACTTCATTTGTATGAGACCCTTTCTTTTCATTGCcatgctggaccttcatcttttTCCAGGTAATAGCATCACTATGTGACTCAAAATTTACTTTAGCATCCTGTTGACCATCATGTACTGCCTCAGATTGCCTTTTTTCTTTCACCGACAGCTTTTCCTTCTTCTGACTAATAATATCTAATCGTAATTTTCGGATATCAGGTGATGAAAGTTTCATGCCCTCACCTGAAACAAATTTTCTTCTCATCGCATCTCCTTTATGATCATGAGAAACAGCTGATCCACCACTTCTATGTACTGCACCCGGAGATTTTTTCTTTGACCCCATAGCCAGCTTTGGTCTGTGTCCATTTGTCAATTTTTTCTGGCTACCATCAGTTGATCTGCCTTTTACTCTTTTATCAAGAGGATCTTCCTTCTTAAGAAAATGGTGTGAAGGGCTAGAAACTGATAGTGAATCCTTTGAAGCATTGTTGTTTGAAGAGATCTTATTGCTCTTCCGCAAAGATACAGGAGCGGACAACCTACGATTCACATCGTCAGACAAATAAGGCTTTACATCTTGACATTCCACCGCATCTTGCTTGTGCGGACAATGCTCTAAGCCAGAGCCCGGATCATCATACTCTTTAGTCTCCAACTTGCATTCTGGCGCAATCCCATTGTTTTGACTAATATCCAATGCCTCTTCTACCATTGGATCAACAGAATGTGCCTCAGGTGGATGAGTTTGTATGCTGTTATCATCTCCAACATCACTTCTTTTTTGCTGCAACTCTTCAAATTCTTCACATATTTCCTTCACCGCTTGAGCAAAGTATTTAACAGTCTTACCCTGGCATCGAGCTGACAATTTATTTTTCGCTTCATTGGTGAATATTTGGATATCCACAGGAGCAACAAAAGCTCTATTGCCGgagaaaaacaaggaaaaaatttaaaattaaactattttAGAAAACCATTTTTGTTATTCCCTATCCAGTATGccaaaaaaatacaattaagaGCAAAACTGAATGAACGAAGAAATAGCATTATATGATATCCCTTCAAAAAATGGGTAAAATCCCTTTGGCCTTTCTTGAGTGTTCTGCTGCGAATTTTTAAGTCTAGTAAATGTCTTCACGAGACACATATCAGAGCATATCAGATCACATTTAAGTCCAAGTGATGAAGTGAACATGCAAACCACACCCATAATTCCATACATATTATTGCAATAACTCAGGAACTTTCCCCATCGAAGATAATTAACCATCAGTACCAACTTTCTTATAATGAGATGCTTCCACATCCGCATTAATGAATTCAAAAACCCAGTTATGCGTTCCTTCATGAACATATTTTGGGTTTCTAGTCACAAACACAATAAATTATCCAAAAGTAAAAGGAGCATGTGAAAGCAAATTACTTAGATCCTGCTTTCTTTTATCAGATAGAAGATGATTATTAGTAGTAGTTTTGTACCCTCATCTTAATCATTAACTAATTTGGCTTTAATGTTTTTCAACGAATCTGTACCATGTTCTAAAGATAATTAGTAGTTCCATGAGACATTGACTTTAAATCAATTGTTTCCTGCGAGTGATACAGCAAGTAGATATACAAACACAACGCAGTAAATTAATAGATTAGTGCAAAACGTAAATTTTGTACATCCTACATAAAAGTGGGCCGCCAATATAAAGTAATTTTATTAGGTACATGAGACTTTCCAACAGTGTAAAAGAGCACACGGTACTTTCAATAATTCTCTAATTTACTTGCAAGGTAGACTTAATATCATATGAAAGCTGAGTTTCTAGTTTCTACAAGCGCACTGTCTAATTCTATGCATCTGTCATCTTTTGAAGTACTACGTATACACTTTAAAATACTAAGATAACTATAGGAGTCTACTAAAAATTTAGTGATACTGATGTTAACAGAAATTCAGCAATATGAGAGATGTGCCAATACAAAGTGTCATGAGTACAATTTCTTATGTGACATTTATGCACCTGCGGCCTGCCAAGTAAAAGACCTACTTCCAGTACATAAAGCAAAAGTTTTCCAACTTCATGCTTACAAAAGTTTATCAAGTTAGGATGGGAAGCCATTTCAAGCATGAAGCAAGGAGATAGGAGCTAACCTGTTActcttcatattttattattattattgttttacttttttgtcGTCTATGGTGAAATTGAAAAGAATAGACAATTGTATTTTTCAAAGCACCATAACAACACAAAAGGGTTTCAGGAACTTTGTACTCCCCTCAAGTAGTAACAGCTTTCTTTATGTTCTTAGCAGGCTAAGAAAGGCTCTGAGCACATATAACTAACGCCAACCAAGTCCCTTTACCACTAGTACAAGTAAGTGAAAACATAGAGAGGAAGTACTCACATTTCTGCTGTACCAAAGAACTGGACAAAGCACTTTTTAGGATCGGGAGCACGCTGCCAGTCTTCAGGTCGGCTGATCTGAACTTTGAAGCTCATCAGTGAACAATTCACATAAGGTAAAACAGAATTAATAAGGAACAGGCACAATTACCATCATTTAGCCAAGTTAAGCTAACCAAGGCACAACAAAGAATGGAAAAGCAAGATAAGCAGCACCAAATTCAGATATCGTAACTGCCAATATTAATATTGATGTTTTGTTTGCCTTTAACCAAATCTGTAAGGAAACTAATAAAACCTTGACACTAGTATACTAATACATGTGGCTTTGGAACTAAATATGTAAAGACACATATGCGCCTGCTCAGCAAATAAATACATGAAAATAGCATATCCATGACAATTGATCATAATTGACCGAAATCCCAAAGACCTACATATGAGCAACATCGGATTCATCGTGTACTAAGAGTTCAAGATGTCAGATTCTCGAAATAATAATCCCTAATCTCCCTCGGAAAGGCTAGTTTCAATCAAACTTAGCAACTAAATGCAACTCCAGAGAGTGAAGACTAAGCCAATGGCAACCAAACAAATTGAGATTCcaatagaagaaaaattgaaTACTCGCGGTAGCCGATAACTACTCCGCGACAAATGAAGCGAAAGCGGGCGAAGAAAACAAATCAAGCAAAGCAACAAAGTGAACAAGAATGTACCTTGGCAGGCCAAGCGGGGAAACCCTTAACTTTGGCGAGGACGAGATCGCCCAAACCCAAGTCGTTCTTCGACTTAACCCCCTTGGCTCCGCGCCTGCGCCCCGGAGCCATGACCCTCCAATTCCAACTTATTTCGCCCCTATGGTTGAGCAAGCAATTAACGGCGGAACAATCGGAAGAACCCTAGCGAAAATAACAGATGTCAGGGGGCAGCAGGCCCCCAAAAA is a window of Salvia splendens isolate huo1 chromosome 3, SspV2, whole genome shotgun sequence DNA encoding:
- the LOC121794598 gene encoding ENHANCER OF AG-4 protein 2-like isoform X3, with amino-acid sequence MAPGRRRGAKGVKSKNDLGLGDLVLAKVKGFPAWPAKISRPEDWQRAPDPKKCFVQFFGTAEIAFVAPVDIQIFTNEAKNKLSARCQGKTVKYFAQAVKEICEEFEELQQKRSDVGDDNSIQTHPPEAHSVDPMVEEALDISQNNGIAPECKLETKEYDDPGSGLEHCPHKQDAVECQDVKPYLSDDVNRRLSAPVSLRKSNKISSNNNASKDSLSVSSPSHHFLKKEDPLDKRVKGRSTDGSQKKLTNGHRPKLAMGSKKKSPGAVHRSGGSAVSHDHKGDAMRRKFVSGEGMKLSSPDIRKLRLDIISQKKEKLSVKEKRQSEAVHDGQQDAKVNFESHSDAITWKKMKVQHGNEKKGSHTNEVSSPAKISKIADSSGPNVLDDKMPSKEPKRFTSVGKADVFQSIRPPIISNSESDNDLPPIKRHRQELETMCASALLSENRLETFVSDKTDKVLSSEVISPVVQLPMKRRSVRIYDDDDDELPKTPVHGGTTSKVSVPRLSDTKKKSVTHGEKFVHDLQVLRNSVEVENGLKDQVQYNGVMKKLLSPAAQQGMEKRTGDSSAHVSPSPQQMNSEKLAPMEVKPVSVSPKSPLQSVGGGRVSGELESKQPNKAPSSDFRKKTSAGDNKNAASSDRSNLFPNQLLSERSKQPSSGERKYTTLKSGSRINDSVVGASKENITSIKERLNASKDRKTSHTFDSITSDSVMSMKNLIAAAQARKKQTHFQNTHGNPFLFSIPDIEMAGRGPSPAPAALVYEARNTLQLDILGAHPISPSANLHQVQSSHQHENDELEERRVSSGHPGTGSSLSGGTEAAVARDTFEGMIETLSRTKESIARATRLAIDCAKYGLANEVVELLIQKLENEPSLHRRVDLFFLVDSITQCSHTQRGVSYVSTVQAALPRLVGAAAPAGAGAQENRRQCRKVLRLWLERKILPESILRRYMDDFGVVNDDTSIPLRRPSRAERSIDDPIREMEGMVVDEYGSNAMFQLPGFLSASVFEEEEDEDASDTSLHLKDDGASPSKDAPATGRDHENHSVTPSDRRHCILEEVDGELEMEDVSGHQKDERPTMTNDTIELASLDLKPDSGRESSSNTSSEWLPSPDGSPPLPPGSPPMTPPLPSSPPPPPPPPELPYSPPPPPPTIVQHPFPQPPVEPPQPPVGPAPQAGPTPPVGPPLRPADPSPTGPPLRPAGPSPPVGPPPHLHPPPPLGPHPPPFGPPPLLGPVPLISQQLFPSQPSLVSHNKTPLQSLPLSPRSSYRPHPLPREVSATPTGNQQTNVVSTIHGSHMDASVRGEVPPQQSSCFPPSGISNAREHVGYNSSRHVEYGEDDTYMNPQDSQHRQQYLPGSVPFAQRPVHPELPSQRPPNHFPYPNSAQQPQYPSYSLPNFADNPRRYIADEQWRKQGNDFIVDHPRGGWMPGGRSCSGPSYSQEGYHERPPSSTINYQHSAPNSLPSSGQMPVHGVPMMLPRPNMSSVNWRPA